One stretch of Haladaptatus sp. R4 DNA includes these proteins:
- a CDS encoding FAD-dependent oxidoreductase, whose product MPNIENGGGDQPQANQQRVLICGAGIAGLTLAWWLDRDGWDVTLIEKAAGLREEGYMIDFLGSGYDVAKRMGILPRLKEVEYPIAEIIDVDSNGNTVSTIDYELFRRLKDGELLSLMRGDLERVLYESLSDDVEIRYGLTVDEVGQNGREVTVDLTDGTKEQVDLLVGADGIHSRVRELTFGEEEKYRRYLGYQTAAYIFEDDAFRRKLDGGFRDITVENRTAGFYPIRDGKVATWFAHDAPDEKLPAAPCDELRRTFGDIGWIVPDALDHCSDGDSIYYDQVAQIEMDHWSRGRVTLVGDACYAVSLLAGQGASMAMGGAYVLARKLREASVIEEGLAEYEAKMKPEIEKKQAYGRRTASFLIPPTKWHVKMRDAVLNLSQLPGLYWLLRPVVAGTDSVISTK is encoded by the coding sequence ATGCCGAATATAGAAAACGGAGGTGGGGACCAACCCCAAGCAAACCAACAACGGGTTCTCATCTGTGGTGCGGGAATCGCCGGGCTAACGCTAGCATGGTGGCTAGATCGGGATGGATGGGACGTCACGTTGATCGAGAAGGCGGCCGGATTGCGCGAGGAAGGATATATGATCGATTTTCTCGGCTCCGGGTACGACGTGGCGAAACGAATGGGCATCCTCCCACGACTCAAAGAGGTAGAATACCCGATTGCAGAGATCATCGATGTCGATTCGAACGGGAACACCGTCTCTACGATAGATTACGAGTTGTTCAGGCGTCTGAAGGACGGAGAACTGCTCTCACTGATGCGTGGGGATTTGGAGCGTGTGCTTTACGAATCCCTGTCGGATGACGTCGAAATTCGCTACGGTCTCACTGTGGACGAGGTCGGGCAGAACGGACGCGAGGTAACTGTCGATCTCACCGATGGAACAAAAGAACAGGTCGACCTACTAGTCGGTGCTGATGGGATTCATTCCCGCGTTCGGGAACTCACGTTTGGGGAGGAGGAGAAGTACCGTCGCTATCTCGGCTATCAGACTGCAGCGTACATTTTCGAAGACGATGCATTTAGACGAAAGTTGGACGGCGGATTTCGGGATATCACGGTGGAGAATCGGACCGCCGGTTTCTATCCGATTCGGGACGGAAAAGTCGCCACCTGGTTCGCCCACGATGCGCCGGACGAGAAGTTACCGGCCGCTCCCTGTGACGAGTTGCGGAGGACGTTCGGCGACATCGGATGGATCGTACCCGACGCGCTCGATCATTGTTCGGATGGCGATAGCATCTACTACGACCAGGTCGCACAGATCGAGATGGATCATTGGTCGAGGGGACGAGTGACGTTAGTCGGGGACGCCTGTTACGCCGTTTCGCTCCTCGCGGGACAAGGGGCATCCATGGCGATGGGTGGTGCCTACGTTCTCGCTCGTAAGCTACGCGAAGCTTCCGTTATCGAAGAGGGATTGGCTGAATACGAGGCCAAGATGAAACCGGAGATCGAGAAAAAGCAAGCGTACGGGAGGCGCACTGCGAGTTTTCTCATCCCCCCTACGAAGTGGCACGTCAAAATGCGGGATGCAGTGCTCAACCTCTCCCAACTTCCCGGACTGTACTGGCTCCTTCGACCCGTTGTAGCGGGGACCGACAGCGTCATCTCGACGAAATAG
- a CDS encoding diacylglycerol kinase family protein: MTKPVLVRNPNGGDRRKSVKARDIARRRGYDVRNSTARGETLSLAEAAARDGASVIAACGGDGTLNEVVRGVDAAGALDDVRLGVIPTGTGNDFADNLGIRGLSHAFDVVESGEERRLDLGMADDRPFVNSCVGGLTAEASARTTPERKRRLGVLAYVLSTLHEAREFDGLRLDVRAGPRDDPIWSGEAEMILIGNARRFPGERERRANVEDGLLNVVIIERAPSLDYLSAGAVEVLLRRDSTYLSRLKVPRLHLEHDGDPVQFSLDGEMVQRAEMDVRCRPNAMRFAVGERYVPNRSGR; the protein is encoded by the coding sequence ATGACGAAGCCGGTCCTGGTTCGGAATCCGAACGGTGGCGACCGACGAAAGAGCGTCAAGGCCCGTGACATCGCACGTCGTCGCGGCTACGACGTTCGGAACAGCACGGCCCGCGGCGAAACCCTGTCGCTCGCGGAGGCGGCGGCGAGAGACGGTGCGTCGGTCATCGCGGCCTGTGGCGGCGACGGGACTCTCAACGAAGTTGTCAGAGGTGTCGATGCGGCGGGCGCGCTCGACGACGTTCGCCTCGGGGTGATTCCCACGGGAACCGGCAACGATTTCGCGGACAACCTCGGGATTCGAGGGCTCTCCCACGCGTTCGACGTGGTCGAATCCGGCGAGGAACGACGGCTCGACCTCGGAATGGCCGACGACCGGCCGTTCGTCAACTCCTGCGTTGGCGGGTTGACCGCCGAGGCGAGCGCTCGAACGACGCCGGAGCGGAAGCGACGGCTCGGCGTCCTCGCCTACGTGCTGAGCACGCTGCACGAGGCGCGGGAGTTCGACGGCCTTCGACTCGACGTTCGAGCGGGGCCGCGGGACGACCCGATATGGTCGGGCGAGGCGGAAATGATCCTCATCGGTAACGCTCGGCGATTTCCCGGGGAACGTGAGCGCCGGGCGAACGTCGAGGACGGCCTGCTGAACGTGGTCATCATCGAGCGCGCCCCGTCGCTCGATTACCTCTCGGCCGGTGCCGTGGAGGTGTTGTTACGCCGGGATTCGACGTACCTGTCGCGGTTGAAGGTGCCCCGTCTCCACCTCGAACACGACGGGGACCCGGTTCAGTTCAGCCTCGACGGGGAGATGGTCCAGCGTGCCGAGATGGACGTTCGCTGCCGCCCGAACGCGATGCGATTCGCGGTCGGAGAACGGTACGTTCCGAATCGGAGCGGAAGATAG
- a CDS encoding tyrosine-type recombinase/integrase, with amino-acid sequence MTVLENKWPSTEERYVIKRLKRKKGDSTFTEYERHCRNFRDWLTDEADFPKESIFEATSADIEDNIANMLDEGYSASSVRIRRAAISEFFEEALGLDSRRLSIDIDENPTDRVSLGKWQEISKQEKEKQYDSKDDVPYLTPKEIDTLAKNVPKPSVRNELLIRLAFQTGLRRKELCGLKLDDVDFDARRVLVREENAKNGRSRVVGYQANLDFLMNQWVSVYRKSVTYADSEYLFPTNYSEKLSGLQFNRVVGKAAENAGIQEVKSTIKDGRERAAIHAHVLRHSFAMAAIENGWNLYVLKDALGHHSVEVTEKYLHEDEKRVMTNFERRGPSTYEGD; translated from the coding sequence ATGACCGTCCTCGAAAACAAGTGGCCTTCAACGGAAGAGAGGTACGTCATTAAGCGACTGAAGCGGAAGAAAGGAGACTCCACGTTTACGGAGTACGAAAGGCACTGTCGAAACTTCCGCGATTGGCTGACAGACGAGGCTGATTTCCCGAAGGAATCCATCTTCGAGGCAACCAGTGCCGACATTGAGGACAACATCGCCAATATGCTGGATGAAGGGTATTCGGCCTCCTCCGTCCGTATTCGGCGTGCTGCTATCTCCGAGTTTTTCGAGGAAGCCTTAGGCTTAGACAGTCGTCGTCTATCCATAGACATTGACGAGAATCCGACCGACCGGGTGTCACTCGGCAAATGGCAGGAAATCAGCAAGCAGGAGAAGGAGAAGCAGTATGACAGCAAGGACGACGTACCGTACCTCACTCCCAAGGAAATCGACACACTCGCTAAGAATGTACCGAAACCGTCTGTCCGTAACGAGTTGCTAATCAGACTCGCCTTTCAGACTGGCCTTCGTCGGAAGGAATTATGCGGCCTCAAGCTGGATGATGTAGACTTTGACGCACGTCGGGTACTTGTCCGGGAGGAAAATGCCAAAAATGGGAGAAGCCGAGTTGTCGGTTATCAGGCAAATCTCGACTTCTTGATGAATCAGTGGGTAAGCGTCTACAGAAAGAGTGTCACGTATGCCGACAGTGAGTATCTTTTCCCAACCAACTACTCCGAGAAACTATCCGGCCTTCAGTTTAACCGGGTGGTCGGCAAAGCTGCCGAAAATGCCGGGATTCAAGAAGTGAAATCGACAATCAAGGACGGTCGGGAGAGGGCAGCAATTCACGCACACGTCCTCCGTCACTCGTTTGCAATGGCAGCCATCGAAAACGGTTGGAATCTCTACGTACTGAAGGACGCTTTAGGGCATCATTCTGTTGAAGTGACAGAAAAGTACCTACACGAAGACGAGAAACGAGTA